One window from the genome of Natronomonas pharaonis DSM 2160 encodes:
- the cgi121 gene encoding KEOPS complex subunit Cgi121: MRVVEGIADIGGETAPDVGSFVQFLDEVGTDHGVTVQAFDARCIVSRRHLERAVELADRERSRGAAIARDRGVEIMLYAAGRRQIDRALEIGVSEGETSTVVVVSGDGDEAAAADAVADSLLPAETLGNYDRDRVRSFYDIGVAELEATTASLEALVLERVALLVVER, translated from the coding sequence ATGCGGGTGGTCGAAGGCATCGCGGACATCGGCGGCGAGACGGCCCCCGACGTGGGTTCGTTCGTCCAATTCCTCGACGAGGTCGGTACCGACCACGGCGTGACCGTGCAGGCGTTCGACGCCCGATGTATCGTCTCCCGGCGCCACCTCGAACGCGCCGTCGAACTGGCTGACCGCGAACGGAGCCGTGGTGCAGCCATCGCCCGCGACCGCGGCGTTGAAATCATGCTCTATGCGGCCGGCCGGCGACAGATCGACCGCGCGCTCGAAATAGGCGTCTCGGAGGGTGAAACCTCCACGGTTGTCGTTGTCTCCGGTGACGGAGACGAGGCGGCTGCCGCCGACGCCGTCGCCGACTCGCTTCTGCCTGCCGAGACGCTCGGGAACTACGACCGCGACCGCGTCCGCTCGTTTTACGACATCGGTGTGGCTGAGCTGGAAGCGACCACCGCTTCGCTGGAGGCGCTCGTTCTCGAACGGGTCGCGCTGCTTGTCGTCGAGCGGTAA
- a CDS encoding MaoC family dehydratase: MTEEETGPDVPIAAGEDRPDWETESDIDGEPSVGDTLRFSKPVSEADVERFALASGDTNPLHLDEASAAGTRFGGRIVHGGLIAGIISAALARLPGTVVYLEQDLTFRSPVRIGETVTAELEVVDDLSEAKYRLRTVARTDGDAAVEGTATVLIEDA; encoded by the coding sequence ATGACCGAAGAAGAGACCGGACCGGACGTACCGATTGCCGCCGGCGAGGACCGACCGGACTGGGAAACGGAAAGCGACATCGACGGCGAGCCGTCGGTTGGCGATACGCTCCGGTTCAGCAAACCGGTCTCGGAAGCCGATGTCGAGCGGTTCGCGCTCGCGTCGGGCGATACGAACCCCCTACATCTCGATGAGGCAAGCGCGGCCGGGACGCGCTTCGGGGGGCGAATCGTCCACGGCGGACTCATTGCTGGCATCATCAGCGCCGCGCTTGCCCGGCTCCCGGGGACCGTCGTATATCTTGAACAGGACCTGACGTTCCGTTCGCCGGTCCGTATTGGCGAAACGGTGACCGCTGAACTCGAAGTCGTCGACGACCTCAGCGAGGCGAAATACCGGCTCCGAACGGTCGCCCGGACGGACGGCGACGCCGCCGTCGAAGGGACCGCGACGGTTCTCATCGAGGACGCCTGA
- a CDS encoding AbrB/MazE/SpoVT family DNA-binding domain-containing protein, which translates to MSDDDSGQDGIMWPPNLLKTVQETSEQATKKQQEALQQLLLGGGTATPDLGDLSDQIGTMSQMATFKTRVQSGGRVSIPDAEREALDIEEGDIVQAVVVPVKRKRDDD; encoded by the coding sequence ATGTCCGACGACGACAGCGGCCAAGACGGCATCATGTGGCCGCCGAATCTGCTGAAAACGGTACAGGAAACCTCCGAACAGGCGACAAAGAAGCAGCAGGAGGCGCTTCAACAACTCCTCCTCGGCGGCGGGACGGCAACGCCGGACCTCGGCGACCTCTCCGACCAGATCGGTACGATGAGCCAGATGGCGACGTTCAAAACCCGCGTCCAAAGCGGCGGCCGGGTGTCGATACCTGACGCAGAGCGGGAGGCGCTGGACATCGAGGAAGGCGATATCGTCCAAGCCGTCGTCGTGCCGGTAAAGCGGAAGCGCGACGACGACTGA